The proteins below are encoded in one region of Pseudonocardia sp. DSM 110487:
- a CDS encoding glutamine synthetase family protein encodes MLTVEQLRTSVEDGAIDTVLVGFTDMQGRLQGKRCAARYFLDEVVPHAAEACNYLLAVDVEMNTVDGYAMSSWERGYGDFVLVPDMSTLRLVPWHEATALVLCDVQWTDGTPVVASPRQILRAQLDRLAAHGLAADVGTELEFMLFADSFDTAWRKAYHGLEPANLYNVDYSMLGTARVEPILRSIRNGMAGAGMVVESAKGECNLGQHEIAFRYADALTTCDNHSIYKTGAKEIADQAGMALTFMAKYDQREGNSCHIHISLRGEDGPVSAGDGEHGFSPLFARFVAGQQACLRELTYLFAPNINSYKRYAEGSFAPTAIEWGLDNRTCSLRVVGHGPSLRVENRVPGGDVNPYLAVAALIAAGLHGIENELPLSPPFAGNAYQSSGSRVPTTLRDAAELFAGSKVAEAAFGTEVVEHYTNAARIELAAFDAAVTDWERRRGFERL; translated from the coding sequence ATGCTCACCGTCGAGCAGCTGCGCACGTCCGTCGAGGACGGCGCGATCGACACGGTCCTCGTCGGGTTCACCGACATGCAGGGCCGCCTGCAGGGCAAGCGGTGCGCCGCGCGGTACTTCCTCGACGAGGTCGTGCCGCACGCCGCCGAGGCGTGCAACTACCTGCTCGCGGTCGACGTCGAGATGAACACCGTCGACGGCTACGCGATGTCGAGCTGGGAGCGCGGCTACGGCGACTTCGTGCTGGTGCCCGACATGAGCACCCTGCGTCTCGTGCCGTGGCACGAGGCCACCGCGCTCGTGCTGTGCGACGTGCAGTGGACCGACGGCACGCCGGTGGTCGCGTCCCCGCGGCAGATCCTGCGCGCTCAGCTGGACCGGCTCGCGGCGCACGGGCTCGCCGCCGACGTGGGTACCGAGCTGGAGTTCATGCTGTTCGCCGACTCGTTCGACACGGCGTGGCGCAAGGCCTATCACGGCCTGGAGCCGGCCAACCTCTACAACGTCGACTACTCGATGCTCGGCACCGCACGGGTGGAGCCGATCCTGCGGAGCATCCGCAACGGCATGGCGGGCGCTGGCATGGTGGTCGAGTCCGCGAAGGGCGAGTGCAACCTCGGCCAGCACGAGATCGCGTTCCGCTACGCCGACGCGCTCACCACCTGCGACAACCACTCGATCTACAAGACGGGCGCCAAGGAGATCGCCGACCAGGCCGGCATGGCGCTGACCTTCATGGCGAAGTACGACCAGCGCGAGGGCAACTCCTGCCACATCCACATCTCCCTGCGCGGCGAGGACGGCCCGGTGTCGGCGGGCGACGGCGAGCACGGGTTCTCCCCGCTGTTCGCGCGGTTCGTCGCCGGGCAGCAGGCCTGCCTGCGCGAACTCACGTACCTCTTCGCCCCGAACATCAACTCCTACAAGCGCTACGCCGAGGGCAGCTTCGCGCCCACGGCCATCGAATGGGGCCTCGACAACCGGACGTGCTCGCTGCGGGTGGTCGGGCACGGCCCGTCGCTGCGGGTGGAGAACCGGGTGCCAGGGGGCGACGTGAACCCCTACCTCGCGGTGGCCGCGCTGATCGCGGCCGGTCTGCACGGCATCGAGAACGAGCTGCCGCTCTCGCCGCCGTTCGCGGGCAACGCCTACCAGTCGAGCGGTTCCCGGGTGCCGACGACGCTGCGTGATGCGGCCGAGCTGTTCGCCGGGTCCAAGGTCGCAGAGGCGGCGTTCGGCACCGAGGTGGTGGAGCACTACACCAACGCGGCACGCATCGAGCTGGCCGCCTTCGATGCGGCGGTCACCGACTGGGAGCGCAGGCGTGGGTTCGAACGGCTCTGA
- a CDS encoding gamma-glutamyl-gamma-aminobutyrate hydrolase family protein, whose translation MGSNGSEPIAGPRPVIGVTAYGEHTRYGVWDHAAVLLPRTYPDVVIAAGGVPVLLPPVAESAAAVDRLDAVVLAGGPDVGPDRYGATPHPRTGQPHPERDAAELAVLHRALERGIPVLGVCRGAQVLNVGLGGTLVQHVPDAVGHTGHNPSPGVFGTIDVALEAGSRVGAALGRQTAVRCHHHQALDRLADGLVVTGRATDGLVEAVELADAPFVVGVQWHPEEDATDVRLMAALVTAAAAV comes from the coding sequence GTGGGTTCGAACGGCTCTGAGCCGATTGCTGGGCCGCGCCCCGTCATCGGGGTCACCGCGTACGGGGAGCACACCCGCTACGGGGTCTGGGACCACGCGGCCGTGCTGCTCCCCCGCACCTACCCGGACGTCGTGATCGCCGCCGGCGGGGTGCCGGTGCTGCTCCCGCCGGTCGCGGAGTCGGCCGCGGCCGTCGACCGCCTCGACGCCGTCGTGCTCGCGGGCGGCCCGGACGTCGGCCCCGACCGCTACGGCGCCACCCCACACCCCCGCACGGGGCAGCCGCATCCCGAGCGGGACGCGGCCGAGCTCGCCGTGCTCCACCGCGCCCTCGAACGCGGGATCCCGGTGCTCGGTGTGTGCCGGGGCGCGCAGGTCCTCAACGTCGGGCTCGGCGGCACCCTGGTCCAGCACGTGCCCGACGCGGTGGGGCACACCGGGCACAACCCCTCCCCCGGCGTCTTCGGCACCATCGACGTGGCGTTGGAGGCGGGCAGCCGGGTCGGTGCCGCCCTCGGCCGGCAGACCGCCGTGCGGTGTCACCACCACCAGGCCCTCGACCGCCTGGCGGACGGCCTCGTGGTAACCGGCCGAGCCACCGACGGCCTCGTGGAGGCCGTCGAGCTCGCCGACGCCCCGTTCGTTGTCGGCGTCCAGTGGCACCCGGAGGAGGACGCCACCGACGTCCGGTTGATGGCCGCACTGGTCACCGCGGCCGCAGCGGTCTAG
- a CDS encoding 3-oxoacyl-ACP reductase, protein MTERFSGRTAVVTGGGSGIGLATVRRLASEGARVVVADIDPGPGKTAADEVGGLFVQTDVTSETQVEALFSAAVDTYGSVDVAFNNAGISPPEDDSILETGLDAWRRVQEVNLTSVFLCCKAVIPHMQRQGGGAIVNTASFVAVMGAATSQISYTASKGGVLAMTRELGVQFAREGIRVNALCPGPVDTPLLQDLFATDPERAQRRLVHIPMGRFARAEEIASTVAFLASDDASFITASTFLVDGGISGAYVTPL, encoded by the coding sequence ATGACGGAACGGTTCTCCGGCCGCACCGCGGTCGTGACGGGTGGCGGCAGCGGCATCGGGCTGGCCACGGTGCGCCGGCTGGCCTCCGAGGGAGCGCGCGTGGTGGTCGCCGACATCGACCCAGGCCCCGGCAAGACCGCCGCCGACGAGGTGGGCGGGCTCTTCGTGCAGACGGACGTCACCTCGGAGACACAGGTCGAGGCGCTGTTCTCCGCCGCGGTCGACACCTACGGCAGCGTGGACGTCGCGTTCAACAACGCCGGGATCTCCCCGCCGGAGGACGACTCCATCCTCGAGACCGGCCTCGACGCGTGGCGCCGGGTGCAGGAGGTCAACCTCACCTCGGTGTTCCTGTGCTGCAAGGCCGTGATCCCGCACATGCAGCGCCAGGGCGGGGGCGCGATCGTCAACACCGCGTCGTTCGTGGCGGTGATGGGCGCCGCGACCTCCCAGATCTCCTACACCGCCTCCAAGGGCGGGGTGCTCGCGATGACCCGGGAGCTGGGCGTGCAGTTCGCCCGCGAGGGCATCCGGGTCAACGCGCTGTGCCCCGGGCCGGTCGACACCCCGCTCCTGCAGGACCTGTTCGCCACCGACCCCGAGCGCGCCCAGCGCCGCCTGGTGCACATCCCGATGGGCCGCTTCGCCAGGGCCGAGGAGATCGCCTCCACGGTCGCGTTCCTCGCGAGCGACGACGCCAGCTTCATCACCGCCTCCACCTTCCTCGTGGACGGTGGCATCTCGGGGGCGTACGTGACGCCCTTGTAG
- a CDS encoding MmcQ/YjbR family DNA-binding protein, whose product MPDASILLAEVRMRCLALPEVTEGLTHGGPTWFVRGRRSFVKFVDPDEHPRLALPHVAIWAAAPPGARQELVAAAPDRFFAPRFGGRDWVGMRLDREPDWEEVGEIILDAYRQVAPRSLVARLDV is encoded by the coding sequence GTGCCTGACGCGTCGATCCTGCTGGCCGAGGTGCGCATGCGGTGCCTGGCCCTGCCGGAGGTGACCGAGGGACTCACGCACGGAGGGCCCACCTGGTTCGTGCGCGGCCGGCGGTCGTTCGTGAAGTTCGTCGACCCGGACGAGCACCCCCGGCTCGCCCTGCCGCACGTCGCGATCTGGGCGGCGGCACCGCCAGGGGCGCGGCAGGAGCTGGTGGCCGCGGCGCCGGACCGCTTCTTCGCGCCGCGCTTCGGCGGGCGCGACTGGGTGGGGATGCGGCTCGATCGCGAGCCGGACTGGGAGGAGGTCGGCGAGATCATCCTCGACGCCTACCGGCAGGTGGCGCCACGGTCGCTGGTAGCCCGGCTGGACGTCTAG
- a CDS encoding ATP-binding domain-containing protein, whose translation MLYERLDARRAETARRLSDVLHDETVGTPQALSERDAAAAMYTDRLAALRAAEHGLAFGRLDVEDGERRYIGRLGLLDEDNEYEPLLMDWRAPAARPFYTATAASPESIRRRRHLRTRRRDVIAVDDEVLDLDDATAASQSSGLTSEAALLAAVDARRTGRMADIVATIQSEQDAIIRSKPSGVLVVQGGPGTGKTAVALHRAAYLLYTHRDRLARRGVLVVGPNPTFLSYIGQVLPSLGETSVVLGTVGQLHPGLDARRAEPPVTAAVKGRADMAAVIAAAVRDRQQVPRRPVELVVEGQPVRLDREVAHAARTRARRSRKPHNEGRRIFRKEALRLLAEQVAHTLTSPGRRDLLDAGDLADIRDELAESRELGRELDALWPTLSAEQLLTDLFADRKRLNSVARRIPAADRELLHRPAPADDVPPELRWTPADVPLLDEAAELLGDDGSEAAAREAAALREEVLYAQGVLDVLDLEEDLDPELLRATDVIDADRLAERQALRRYDSTAERAAADREWTYGHVIVDEAQELSPMAWRLVMRRCPSRSMTIVGDIAQTGDRAGARSWDEVLAPFVERRWRLEQLTVNYRTPAEIATVADDVLAEIEPGLAPPRSVRSTGVPPRAVHANGSQLDDTVAKVLAEEAGAVGDGRTAVLVPTGRLDGLRARLLGADAPDGTDVDLTAPVVVLPVSAAKGLEFDAVVVVEPVELLAESPRGQGDLYVALTRATQRLAVVHAEPLPPMLHKLRDGA comes from the coding sequence ATGCTGTACGAGCGCCTCGACGCGCGACGGGCCGAAACCGCCCGCAGGCTCTCGGACGTGCTGCACGACGAGACGGTGGGCACCCCGCAGGCGCTCTCCGAGCGCGACGCCGCTGCCGCCATGTACACCGATCGCCTCGCGGCGCTGCGCGCCGCCGAGCACGGCCTCGCCTTCGGCCGCCTCGACGTCGAGGACGGGGAGCGCCGCTACATCGGGCGCCTGGGCCTGCTGGACGAGGACAACGAGTACGAGCCGCTCCTGATGGACTGGCGGGCACCTGCGGCCCGGCCGTTCTACACGGCCACCGCCGCGTCGCCGGAGAGCATCCGGCGCAGGCGGCACCTGCGCACCCGCCGTCGCGACGTCATCGCCGTCGACGACGAGGTGCTGGACCTCGACGACGCCACCGCCGCATCCCAGTCCAGCGGCCTCACCAGCGAGGCCGCCCTCCTCGCCGCCGTCGATGCCCGCCGCACCGGCCGGATGGCCGACATCGTGGCCACCATCCAGTCCGAGCAGGACGCGATCATCCGGTCGAAACCCTCCGGGGTGCTGGTGGTGCAGGGCGGGCCGGGCACCGGCAAGACCGCGGTGGCCCTGCACCGGGCCGCCTACCTGCTCTACACCCACCGGGACCGTCTCGCCCGTCGCGGCGTGCTCGTGGTCGGGCCCAACCCCACGTTCCTGTCCTACATCGGCCAGGTGCTGCCCTCACTCGGTGAGACGAGCGTGGTCCTCGGCACGGTGGGGCAGCTGCACCCTGGCCTCGACGCGCGGCGCGCCGAGCCGCCGGTCACGGCGGCCGTGAAGGGGCGGGCAGACATGGCGGCGGTGATCGCGGCCGCGGTCCGCGACCGCCAGCAGGTGCCGCGCCGGCCGGTCGAGCTCGTGGTGGAAGGGCAGCCGGTGCGGCTCGACCGCGAGGTCGCCCACGCCGCCCGCACCCGCGCGCGCCGCTCCCGCAAGCCGCACAACGAAGGCAGGCGGATCTTCCGCAAGGAGGCACTGCGGCTGCTCGCCGAGCAGGTGGCGCACACCTTGACGAGCCCCGGCCGGCGCGACCTGCTCGACGCGGGCGACCTGGCCGACATCCGTGACGAGCTCGCCGAGAGCCGCGAGCTCGGCCGCGAGCTGGACGCACTGTGGCCGACGCTGTCGGCCGAGCAGCTGCTCACCGACCTGTTCGCCGACCGCAAGCGGCTGAACTCGGTGGCGCGCAGGATCCCGGCGGCCGACCGCGAGCTGCTCCACCGCCCCGCGCCCGCCGACGACGTGCCGCCCGAGCTGCGCTGGACCCCCGCCGACGTCCCGCTGCTCGACGAGGCCGCTGAACTGCTCGGTGACGACGGCTCGGAGGCGGCCGCCCGCGAGGCCGCCGCGCTGCGCGAGGAGGTGCTCTACGCGCAGGGCGTGCTCGACGTGCTGGACCTGGAGGAGGACCTCGACCCCGAGCTGCTGCGCGCCACCGACGTCATCGACGCCGACCGGCTCGCCGAGCGGCAGGCGCTGCGCCGCTACGACTCCACCGCCGAGCGGGCGGCCGCCGACCGCGAGTGGACCTACGGCCACGTGATCGTCGACGAGGCCCAGGAGCTCTCGCCGATGGCGTGGCGGCTGGTGATGCGCCGTTGCCCGAGCCGGTCGATGACGATCGTGGGCGACATCGCGCAGACCGGCGACCGCGCGGGCGCGCGCTCGTGGGACGAGGTGCTCGCGCCGTTCGTGGAACGCCGCTGGCGGCTGGAACAGCTCACCGTGAACTACCGCACCCCGGCCGAGATCGCCACCGTCGCCGACGACGTGCTCGCCGAGATCGAGCCGGGCCTCGCCCCGCCGCGGTCGGTCCGCAGCACCGGCGTGCCGCCGCGCGCGGTACATGCCAACGGGAGCCAGCTGGACGACACCGTGGCGAAGGTGCTCGCCGAGGAGGCAGGCGCGGTCGGCGACGGCCGTACCGCCGTCCTCGTGCCCACTGGCCGGCTGGACGGGCTGCGGGCTCGGCTGCTCGGTGCCGACGCCCCGGACGGCACGGATGTGGACCTCACCGCTCCCGTGGTGGTGCTGCCGGTCTCGGCGGCGAAGGGGCTGGAGTTCGACGCCGTGGTCGTCGTCGAGCCCGTGGAGCTGCTCGCCGAGTCGCCGCGCGGGCAGGGCGATCTCTACGTCGCCCTCACCCGCGCCACCCAGCGGCTCGCGGTGGTGCACGCCGAACCCCTGCCGCCGATGTTGCACAAGCTGCGGGACGGTGCCTGA